From one Streptomyces sp. Q6 genomic stretch:
- a CDS encoding beta-galactosidase, with translation MTHHRLAFGGDYNPEQWPEDVWHEDVRLMREAGVTMVSVGIFSWALLEPAPGTYDFGWLDRVIDLLHENGIAVDLGTPTVAPPKWFYTAHPDALPVTADGNRLHFGSRGAICHSNQAYRAAAARITEQLARRYGTHEAVALWHVHNEYGVPVSACYCESCAAHFRRWLTATYETVDHVNHAWGTAFWGQRYASFEEIDPPRTTPTVGNPAQQLDYKRFADATLRENFLRERDILHRLAPGIPVTTNFMTALSQCDSIDYWAWGREVDLVTNDHYLITDGRRTHVNLAMAADLTRSVAGGAPWLLLEHSTSGVNWQPRNPAKAPGQMARNSLSHVARGSEGAMFFQWRQSRRGAEKFHSSMVPHGGTDTKVWREVCELGAALVDLAPVKDTRTVADAAVLWDWHSWWAQNLPWRPSEDHDARERADTFYEALYDRHLTVDFAHPEADLSAYPLVVVPALYLATEAAALNVREYVANGGTLVVSYFSGIVDEHDAVHEGPYPGAFRDVLGLTVEEFSPLPAGESVRLGAPDGSELTGDVWTEFVVPRGAEPVWTYEDGLAAGRPAITRHTYGEGTAWYVSTRLSAAGLDPVLAAAAADARIAPRPELPRDVELVTRTGETGTYLFAINHTGDEAKVPLPAPGTELLTGRPATGVLPVPAGAVRVVRLEA, from the coding sequence ATGACGCACCACCGGCTCGCCTTCGGCGGCGACTACAACCCCGAACAGTGGCCGGAGGACGTCTGGCACGAGGACGTCCGGCTGATGCGTGAGGCCGGCGTCACCATGGTCAGCGTCGGGATCTTCTCCTGGGCGCTGCTCGAACCGGCGCCCGGCACCTACGACTTCGGCTGGCTCGACCGCGTCATCGACCTGCTGCACGAGAACGGCATCGCGGTCGACCTCGGCACGCCCACCGTCGCCCCGCCCAAGTGGTTCTACACGGCGCACCCCGACGCCCTGCCGGTCACCGCCGACGGCAACCGTCTGCACTTCGGCTCGCGCGGCGCCATCTGCCACAGCAACCAGGCCTACCGCGCCGCCGCCGCCCGCATCACCGAGCAGCTCGCCCGCCGCTACGGCACGCACGAGGCCGTCGCGCTGTGGCACGTCCACAACGAGTACGGCGTCCCGGTCAGCGCCTGCTACTGCGAGAGCTGCGCCGCCCACTTCCGGCGCTGGCTCACGGCCACGTACGAGACCGTCGACCACGTCAACCACGCCTGGGGCACCGCCTTCTGGGGCCAGCGCTACGCCTCCTTCGAGGAGATCGACCCGCCGCGCACCACCCCGACCGTCGGCAACCCCGCGCAGCAGCTCGACTACAAGCGCTTCGCCGACGCCACCCTGCGCGAGAACTTCCTGCGCGAGCGCGACATCCTGCACCGCCTCGCCCCCGGCATCCCCGTCACCACCAACTTCATGACGGCCCTCAGCCAGTGCGACTCCATCGACTACTGGGCCTGGGGCCGCGAGGTCGACCTCGTCACCAACGACCACTACCTGATCACCGACGGCCGCCGCACCCACGTGAACCTGGCGATGGCCGCCGACCTCACGCGTTCGGTCGCCGGCGGCGCGCCGTGGCTCCTCCTGGAGCACTCCACGTCCGGCGTCAACTGGCAGCCCCGCAATCCGGCGAAGGCCCCCGGCCAGATGGCCCGCAACTCGCTCTCGCACGTGGCGCGCGGCTCCGAGGGCGCCATGTTCTTCCAGTGGCGCCAGTCGCGGCGCGGCGCCGAGAAGTTCCACTCGTCGATGGTTCCGCACGGCGGCACGGACACCAAGGTGTGGCGCGAGGTCTGCGAACTCGGCGCCGCCCTGGTCGATCTGGCGCCCGTCAAGGACACCCGTACCGTCGCCGACGCCGCCGTGCTGTGGGACTGGCACTCCTGGTGGGCGCAGAACCTGCCGTGGCGGCCGAGCGAGGACCACGACGCCCGCGAGCGCGCCGACACCTTCTACGAGGCGCTCTACGACCGCCACCTGACCGTCGACTTCGCCCACCCGGAAGCCGACCTGTCGGCCTACCCCCTGGTCGTCGTCCCCGCCCTGTACCTGGCGACCGAGGCCGCCGCGCTCAACGTCCGCGAGTACGTGGCGAACGGCGGCACCCTCGTCGTCTCGTACTTCTCCGGCATCGTCGACGAGCACGACGCCGTCCACGAAGGCCCCTACCCGGGCGCCTTCCGCGACGTACTCGGCCTGACCGTCGAGGAGTTCAGCCCGCTGCCGGCCGGCGAGTCGGTGCGGCTCGGCGCGCCCGACGGCTCCGAGCTCACCGGCGACGTGTGGACGGAGTTCGTCGTCCCGCGCGGCGCCGAACCGGTCTGGACCTACGAGGACGGACTCGCCGCGGGCCGCCCCGCGATCACCCGCCACACGTACGGCGAGGGCACCGCCTGGTACGTCTCGACGCGGCTCTCCGCGGCCGGTCTCGACCCGGTCCTCGCGGCCGCGGCGGCCGACGCCCGGATCGCGCCGCGCCCCGAACTCCCGCGCGACGTCGAGCTGGTGACGCGTACGGGGGAGACGGGCACGTACCTCTTCGCGATCAACCACACCGGCGACGAGGCCAAGGTGCCGCTGCCCGCCCCCGGCACCGAACTCCTCACCGGGCGACCCGCGACGGGCGTCCTGCCCGTGCCCGCCGGCGCGGTGCGCGTGGTGCGCCTGGAGGCCTGA
- a CDS encoding pyridoxamine 5'-phosphate oxidase family protein, translating into MTHTELPRTLAPTERTRLRRMKEKASFERSDLEAILDAGFVCHLGVIVDGDPMVVPTVYGRDERNLYVHGSVASRSLVNAEGDDVDATICVTVTHVDGLVLARSVFEHGVNYRCAMIYGTPRRLVDDAEKTEGLRILTEHATPGQWDYARRPTRKELAATTVFALSLEEASVKIRTGAPDDGDSPDAALGLWAGTLPLTSRWGAPTADPALPSGITAPAHIVARAGTRQG; encoded by the coding sequence ATGACGCACACGGAACTCCCACGCACCCTGGCGCCGACCGAGCGCACCCGCCTGCGCCGCATGAAGGAGAAGGCGAGCTTCGAGCGCTCCGACCTCGAAGCGATCCTCGACGCGGGCTTCGTCTGCCACCTGGGAGTGATCGTCGACGGCGACCCCATGGTCGTACCGACGGTCTACGGGCGCGACGAGCGGAACCTGTACGTGCACGGATCCGTGGCCAGCCGCAGCCTGGTGAACGCCGAGGGCGACGACGTCGACGCGACGATATGCGTGACCGTCACCCACGTCGACGGGCTCGTCCTCGCCCGCTCGGTCTTCGAGCACGGCGTGAACTACCGCTGCGCGATGATCTACGGCACCCCGCGCCGCCTCGTCGACGACGCCGAGAAGACCGAGGGCCTGCGCATCCTCACCGAGCACGCCACCCCGGGGCAGTGGGACTACGCGCGCCGCCCCACCCGCAAGGAGCTCGCCGCCACCACGGTCTTCGCCCTGTCCCTCGAAGAGGCGTCGGTGAAGATCCGTACCGGCGCCCCGGACGACGGCGACTCGCCGGACGCCGCGCTCGGCCTGTGGGCCGGAACCCTGCCCCTGACCTCGCGCTGGGGCGCCCCCACCGCCGACCCGGCCCTCCCCTCGGGGATCACCGCGCCGGCCCACATCGTCGCCCGAGCGGGGACCCGGCAGGGTTGA